A stretch of the Fusarium musae strain F31 chromosome 2, whole genome shotgun sequence genome encodes the following:
- a CDS encoding hypothetical protein (BUSCO:EOG09264F1U), whose translation MARSKQPAIKREASSEFFNKTTATWEDTNGSQKSPSNGNLTNKVLPVSVSAQEAGLFQLVIAVTGIYASFLTWAYLQEKLTTKPYGPVDAPEVWHFPVFLNTIQSVFAAIVGAVYLYASTPSNAAVPPIVPSRRILGPLALVAVTSSLASPFGYASLAHIDYITFLLAKSCKLLPVMFLHITVFRRRYPLYKYLVVSAVTLGVAVFTLHSGKKKGSKVRPDDASTAWGLLLLGINLLFDGLTNSTQDHIFQAFRPYSGPQMMCANNIMSTIVTGTYLIVSPWLVATGLGEWFGMDVAGNAGELKAALDFMARYPAVWKDVLGFAACGAVGQVFIFYTLSTFSSVLLVTVTVTRKMFTMILSVLAFGHRLTQMQWLGVALVFGGIGVEAGIARQEKMAKEAAKAQQNGKKEL comes from the exons ATGGCACGCTCTAAGCAACCAGCTATCAAGCGCGAGGCATCCTCAGAGTTCTTCAATAAGACCACTGCAACATGGGAGGATACTAATGGATCACAAAAGAGCCCTTCCAATGGAAACCTTACGAATAAGGTCTTGCCTGTTTCCGTGTCTGCGCAAGAGGCTGGGCTCTTCCAGCTTGTCATCGCCGTCACTGGAATCTATGCTTCATT CCTCACCTGGGCTTATCTTCAAGAGAAGCTCACTACAAAACCATATGGTCCCGTCGACGCCCCAGAAGTCTGGCACTTCCCCGtcttcctcaacaccatccagTCCGTCTTCGCCGCCATCGTAGGCGCTGTCTATCTCTATGCCTCGACGCCCAGCAACGCCGCCGTTCCTCCTATTGTCCCCTCGCGCCGCATCCTTGGGCCTCTCGCGCTTGTTGCTGTCACGAGCAGCCTCGCGAGCCCTTTTGGCTACGCATCACTTGCCCATATCGACTATATCACGTTCCTCCTTGCCAAGAGCTGCAAGTTGCTACCTGTCATGTTCCTTCACATCACTGTCTTTCGCCGTCGATATCCGCTGTACAAGTATCTCGTGGTTTCAGCCGTGACCCTCGGCGTCGCTGTCTTCACGCTGCACtctggaaagaagaagggcagcaAGGTCCGACCTGACGATGCAAGCACAGCATGGGGCCTGTTATTGCTGGGTATCAACCTCCTCTTCGATGGGTTGACAAACAGCACTCAGGACCATATCTTCCAGGCATTCCGACCGTACTCGGGCCCTCAGATGATGTgcgccaacaacatcatgagCACTATTGTCACGGGTACCTACTTGATCGTCAGCCCTTGGTTGGTCGCTACAGGTCTCGGAGAGTGGTTTGGCATGGACGTCGCTGGCAACGCGGGtgagctcaaggctgcttTGGATTTTATGGCTCGTTATCCCGCTGTCTGGAAAGATGTTCTCGGTTTCGCTGCATGCGGTGCTGTCGGTCAGGTCTTTATCT TCTACACGCTGTCTACATTCTCATCCGTTCTTCtcgtcactgtcactgtAACACGCAAAATGTTCACCATGATACTATCTGTTCTCGCTTTCGGACACCGGCTCACCCAGATGCAGTGGCTTGGTGTCGCGCTTGTATTCGGCGGCATCGGCGTTGAGGCTGGTATCGCGCGACAggagaagatggccaagGAGGCTGCTAAGGCACAGCAAAACGGCAAGAAGGAGCTGTAA
- a CDS encoding hypothetical protein (EggNog:ENOG41) codes for MPSVADRRVYEDQIPPFMTVFDLDAETMADQDTVTLMDTKFVDMEPKRPGMMGASPQHGLGPSMMPVDATHKHHDSTSTQTSESADSSPTTTLSTTDSSPLSDASPSSSPDSPMNLIPLNNYPATSFGNLSTNLSSTATTTLLSEPPRLQRPMTSPSPRRGRNMKGLSIQPPFAASTSTTNISLVSEPSSPSFIKPTIPAMRRKPSQLSLKTNTSDLIHKTTLEVPPSPAMPMLQRRALKHSCSSPHMSSGLKSATFGPPGGMTFPKVLERNESGLSEVLRPTKSSMKPAFHSAITEEDSPIRTQMAIRDDDPYRDNENNEDMKTPGYPDGPIAIYGDNVFLYSEPTADEASRFDVVINCAREVSNPFEIRKMAHESQSQSPFQSMRRPVSGVESPIPDTAVSTASFMTAWEYPQEDSAETPTTPKAFQFKEPEYIHIPWDHNTDIAPDLMELCDVIDKRTKAGKRVLIHCQQGASRSASLIIAYGLFQKPHLTVNDAYYAAQSKSQWISPNMKLMYSLQDFQKEVSTKRTALPSHRPRPGRSPSKHRITLSVGAIDIGAKEPQTAPLPTQNEESKDSHLNPSPNRLRGNSTPGPRPVSPGPASAPPTCTWKDEVEQHSSEHLDPLKISDLPKRPVSSQGKAPPTLAPSPMMDSIMKPPPSPGFPSQASLGFQTMTFPRFNPAPSEMRFSDAPVERTITLPGSYPDDNALLSPRAEMMTNNPLHDVHEVAGMRFVESPPTPSQGLFSPRAGMFPRDPFSTFGRPPVVADPRSPPTKGEAPIIRSIDDLL; via the coding sequence ATGCCTTCAGTTGCGGATAGAAGAGTCTACGAAGATCAAATACCGCCTTTCATGACAGTATTTGATCTGGATGCCGAGACCATGGCAGATCAGGACACTGTGACACTCATGGACACTAAATTCGTCGACATGGAACCAAAGCGACCTGGCATGATGGGTGCTTCTCCTCAACATGGTCTTGGCCCTAGCATGATGCCTGTTGACGCAACACACAAGCATCACGATAGCACTTCCACACAGACCTCCGAGTCGGCAGACTCTTCACCCACAACGACCTTGTCTACAACCGACTCCTCGCCCCTCTCAGATGCGTCTCCCTCGTCTTCTCCCGATTCTCCTATGAATCTGATTCCCCTCAACAACTATCCTGCCACGAGCTTCGGAAACCTCTCTACCAATCTCAGCAGCACAGCCACCACTACTCTGTTGAGTGAGCCTCCTCGGCTTCAGCGACCAATGACATCACCTTCACCTCGAAGAGGGCGCAATATGAAGGGCCTTTCTATCCAGCCCCCATTCGCTGCCTCGACTTCAACGACAAATATTTCGCTGGTCTccgagccttcttctccatcatttATCAAGCCTACGATTCCCGCTATGAGAAGAAAGCCCAGCCAGCTGAGTCTCAAGACCAATACTTCTGACTTGATCCATAAGACCACCCTGGAGGTCCCACCCTCACCAGCCATGCCGATGCTCCAGCGTCGAGCTCTTAAGCATTCTTGTTCCTCACCTCACATGTCTTCCGGTCTGAAGTCCGCGACCTTCGGTCCACCTGGTGGTATGACTTTTCCCAAGGTTTTGGAAAGAAACGAATCCGGACTTTCAGAAGTATTGCGGCCCACAAAGTCAAGTATGAAACCAGCTTTCCATTCTGCGATTACTGAGGAAGATTCGCCAATTCGTACTCAGATGGCCATTCGGGATGATGACCCTTACCGCGATAACGAGAACAACGAGGACATGAAGACGCCAGGCTACCCTGATGGGCCAATTGCGATCTACGGAGACAATGTTTTTCTCTACTCGGAACCCACGGCTGACGAAGCATCGCGGTTTGACGTAGTTATCAATTGCGCTCGCGAAGTCAGCAACCCTTTTGAAATCCGCAAAATGGCCCATGAATCACAGTCGCAGTCACCATTCCAGTCTATGCGACGCCCTGTTTCTGGGGTTGAAAGCCCCATCCCCGATACTGCTGTGTCTACAGCCAGTTTCATGACAGCTTGGGAATATCCCCAGGAGGATTCAGCTGAGACACCTACCACACCAAAGGCATTTCAATTTAAAGAGCCTGAATACATCCATATTCCTTGGGACCACAATACCGATATTGCACCGGATCTTATGGAGTTGTGCGATGTTATTGATAAGCGGACAAAGGCTGGCAAACGTGTGCTTATCCATTGTCAGCAGGGCGCAAGTCGATCTGCCAGTCTGATTATTGCCTACGGCCTGTTCCAGAAACCGCATCTCACCGTGAATGATGCTTACTACGCAGCTCAGTCCAAGAGCCAATGGATCAGCCCGAACATGAAACTCATGTACTCGCTGCAGGATTTCCAAAAGGAAGTGTCAACGAAGCGAACGGCGTTACCGTCACACCGTCCCCGTCCTGGCCGTAGCCCTTCGAAGCATAGAATCACACTCTCTGTTGGTGCTATCGATATTGGAGCCAAGGAGCCACAGACTGCTCCTCTTCCAACACAGAACGAAGAGTCGAAGGACTCGCACTTGAATCCGAGTCCAAATCGACTTCGCGGAAACTCAACACCTGGACCTCGACCGGTCTCACCTGGCCCAGCTTCAGCACCCCCTACTTGCACCTGGAAAGATGAGGTTGAGCAGCACTCGTCAGAACACCTGGATCCTCTCAAAATTAGCGACTTGCCCAAGAGACCTGTGTCAAGCCAGGGCAAGGCGCCACCAACTCTAGCCCCGTCTCCCATGATGGACTCGATCATGAAGCCTCCACCTTCGCCCGGGTTTCCCTCTCAGGCGAGTCTTGGCTTCCAGACCATGACCTTCCCACGATTCAATCCGGCACCATCGGAAATGAGATTTAGTGATGCGCCAGTGGAGAGAACCATAACTCTTCCTGGTTCATACCCGGATGATAATGCTCTATTGTCACCGAGAGCCGAGATGATGACTAACAACCCGCTTCATGATGTCCATGAAGTCGCTGGGATGCGATTCGTCGAGAGCCCGCCAACACCGAGCCAAGGCTTGTTTTCTCCTCGAGCGGGCATGTTCCCTCGAGACCCTTTTTCAACCTTCGGAAGACCACCGGTCGTTGCAGATCCCAGGAGTCCACCCACCAAAGGCGAGGCACCTATTATTCGATCAATTGATGATCTCTTATGA